The Sphingobacterium bambusae genome includes a window with the following:
- a CDS encoding DUF808 domain-containing protein has product MASGIFAIFDDIAALMDDVAVASKIATRKTAGILGDDLAVNAEKATGFLSSRELPVLWAITKGSLLNKIIIVPIALLLNVFFPIAIKVILILGGFYLAYEGVEKIIEYLFHRAKTGEEVIAKSEENAEEVERTKIKSAVTTDFILSVEIVIIALGTVLDQSLTIQILTVSVVALLATVGVYGIVALIVRMDDAGYALIKKSENKGFLAKLGAVLVKSLPIIIKSLAVIGTIALILVSGGIFVHNIDYLHHLLPAVPAMLKEALIGLIAGVLVVAVVSIFQKLFKVKKSH; this is encoded by the coding sequence ATGGCATCAGGTATTTTTGCAATTTTTGATGATATAGCTGCGTTGATGGACGATGTGGCTGTGGCAAGCAAAATTGCTACACGGAAAACGGCAGGTATATTGGGAGACGACTTGGCAGTGAATGCCGAGAAAGCAACGGGCTTCCTCTCTTCTCGCGAACTTCCGGTACTGTGGGCGATCACGAAGGGATCGTTGTTAAACAAAATCATCATCGTACCTATTGCATTGTTGCTCAATGTTTTTTTTCCTATCGCCATCAAAGTCATATTGATTTTGGGTGGATTTTATTTAGCCTATGAAGGGGTAGAGAAAATTATCGAATACCTTTTCCACCGCGCAAAGACGGGTGAGGAGGTGATCGCAAAAAGCGAAGAAAATGCAGAAGAGGTAGAACGTACGAAGATCAAGTCGGCAGTTACGACGGATTTTATCCTCTCGGTAGAGATTGTGATTATCGCCTTGGGTACCGTGTTGGACCAAAGTTTAACGATACAGATATTAACGGTGTCCGTGGTCGCTTTGTTGGCTACAGTAGGCGTGTATGGCATTGTAGCGCTTATTGTTCGGATGGACGATGCGGGCTATGCATTAATAAAAAAATCAGAAAATAAAGGCTTTTTAGCGAAGCTAGGTGCTGTATTGGTGAAATCGTTACCCATTATTATCAAATCGTTAGCCGTGATTGGAACTATTGCTTTGATTTTGGTGTCGGGCGGAATTTTCGTGCATAACATCGATTACTTGCACCATCTATTGCCGGCAGTACCCGCGATGCTCAAGGAGGCCTTGATAGGCTTAATAGCAGGGGTTCTTGTGGTAGCGGTCGTCAGTATTTTCCAAAAGCTGTTCAAGGTCAAAAAGAGCCATTAG
- a CDS encoding MBL fold metallo-hydrolase, with protein sequence MNRKTFIGASSIVGASLLANVGKAVSSSRPLPVSSALTLPRLSELRRLAICIPGEHAVGLNVTKVADAVRPANVVVKGHEAQQMMTLARTVYQLEYADGTVMIDSGMDLETHRTFGKTEEPFYPENFETVQEALLQAKLILFTHYHADHTAGVIRSPHFDKIAHKVWLTRDTADLLLHHPHKETVHIAEDRLNRFVVADFSNCLPLAPGLVIWKTPGHTTDSKMLYIRLQDGQEFIHSVDSGWSMQNILEMKMKNASWVKENETQLLEQYRWLNEIMSENPKLTVLCTHDNEQYERLRADGILGSTLHTAASQTKR encoded by the coding sequence ATGAATAGAAAAACATTTATTGGCGCATCCAGCATAGTAGGGGCTTCGTTGTTGGCCAATGTAGGAAAAGCAGTTTCCAGTAGCCGGCCGCTGCCCGTATCTTCGGCGTTAACGTTGCCCAGGTTGTCTGAGCTTCGGCGGCTGGCTATCTGCATACCGGGGGAGCATGCCGTAGGTCTTAACGTGACGAAAGTAGCTGATGCGGTGCGTCCGGCCAATGTGGTGGTCAAAGGACATGAGGCTCAGCAAATGATGACCTTAGCTCGAACAGTTTATCAGCTTGAATATGCTGATGGCACGGTGATGATCGACTCGGGCATGGACCTTGAAACGCACCGCACATTCGGAAAAACGGAGGAGCCATTCTACCCAGAAAACTTCGAAACTGTTCAAGAAGCTTTGTTGCAGGCCAAGCTTATTCTTTTTACGCACTACCATGCCGACCATACCGCCGGCGTTATCCGTTCGCCCCATTTCGATAAGATTGCTCATAAAGTGTGGTTGACGCGCGACACGGCAGATTTGTTGCTCCATCATCCGCACAAGGAAACGGTGCATATAGCGGAAGACCGATTGAACCGTTTTGTCGTTGCCGACTTTTCAAACTGCTTGCCCTTGGCACCAGGGCTGGTTATTTGGAAGACTCCCGGGCATACCACAGATTCGAAAATGCTCTATATCCGTTTGCAGGACGGTCAGGAATTTATACATAGCGTAGACAGTGGCTGGTCGATGCAGAACATTCTGGAGATGAAGATGAAAAACGCTAGCTGGGTGAAGGAAAATGAAACGCAACTGTTGGAACAGTATCGCTGGCTCAACGAGATAATGAGCGAGAACCCCAAGTTGACCGTGCTCTGTACACACGATAATGAGCAATATGAGAGGCTACGTGCCGACGGGATTTTAGGAAGCACGCTGCATACTGCTGCTAGTCAAACGAAGCGTTGA
- a CDS encoding AraC family transcriptional regulator, which translates to MKRRLFEELEIETYSTDTYPLPIHSHTYYELIYIYKGSGRHHFNKLVVPYAAGDVFLLSPDDEHYFEIVKTTRFCFIKFTDSFFHQDQDLFLHGSLDLFPIALMKNAHWKEEKLRIPQPYRKTLKNLIDNIAEYQGLQELSHSPLLYHQILSVFGLLVETNLQQEKTANKDVIDKEQLIYYIHQHIYQPSAIRIKAISEQFHIAENYFGAYFKRNFEISYKKYIDAYRSKLIESRVRSGQMTLKQIAAEFGFSDESHLCHYLKKWDKPSPSSLRKKPVATEAPT; encoded by the coding sequence ATGAAACGTCGACTTTTCGAAGAACTAGAAATTGAAACATACAGTACGGATACCTATCCGCTCCCCATACATAGCCATACATACTACGAGCTTATCTATATCTATAAGGGCTCCGGAAGACACCACTTCAACAAGCTAGTTGTACCTTATGCTGCGGGGGATGTGTTTTTGCTATCTCCAGACGACGAACACTACTTTGAAATTGTGAAAACGACGCGGTTCTGCTTCATCAAATTCACGGACAGCTTTTTTCATCAGGATCAAGATCTCTTCCTTCATGGCTCGTTGGATCTTTTTCCTATAGCGTTAATGAAAAATGCGCATTGGAAAGAGGAAAAATTGCGGATTCCCCAGCCTTATCGCAAGACCTTAAAAAACTTGATCGACAATATTGCCGAATATCAAGGGCTTCAGGAACTATCCCATTCACCTTTGCTATATCATCAAATCCTTTCCGTTTTCGGACTTCTCGTAGAAACAAACCTACAACAGGAAAAAACAGCAAATAAGGACGTCATCGATAAAGAGCAACTTATCTACTACATCCATCAGCATATTTACCAGCCGAGCGCGATACGCATCAAAGCGATATCCGAGCAGTTTCATATTGCAGAAAACTACTTCGGCGCTTACTTTAAGCGTAACTTCGAGATCAGCTACAAAAAATACATTGATGCCTATCGATCAAAATTGATCGAAAGTCGTGTACGATCTGGGCAGATGACCTTGAAACAGATAGCCGCTGAGTTTGGTTTTAGCGATGAAAGCCACTTGTGCCACTATCTAAAAAAATGGGACAAGCCCTCGCCTAGCAGCCTACGAAAAAAGCCGGTAGCAACTGAAGCTCCGACTTAG
- a CDS encoding ABC transporter ATP-binding protein — translation MSTAILHINKVSKSYGKGESAVTVLKDIDLSVEKGTSLSIVGPSGSGKTTLLGLCAGLDQSTTGEIMLNGIRLNGLSEDKLAAVRNAHVGFVFQNFQLLPTLTALENVMVPLELKGMRNHRKTAIDLLEKVGLAHRAAHYPSQLSGGEQQRVSLARAFANQPQILFADEPTGNLDAETGALVEQLLFDLNKSAGTTLILVTHDLQLAAKTDHILSLKGGRIV, via the coding sequence ATGTCAACAGCAATACTACATATCAATAAGGTATCCAAGTCATATGGCAAAGGAGAATCTGCCGTTACGGTTTTAAAAGATATTGACCTTTCGGTCGAAAAAGGAACGTCATTATCCATTGTCGGCCCATCGGGCAGTGGCAAAACAACGCTCCTCGGGCTGTGCGCCGGCTTGGACCAGTCGACCACGGGCGAGATTATGCTGAACGGCATTCGGCTGAATGGGCTGAGCGAGGACAAATTGGCGGCAGTGCGAAACGCACACGTGGGCTTTGTATTTCAGAATTTCCAATTGCTGCCCACCCTTACTGCCTTGGAAAACGTTATGGTGCCCTTGGAGCTAAAAGGTATGCGTAACCACCGGAAAACAGCCATAGATCTTTTAGAAAAGGTGGGCCTCGCCCATAGGGCGGCACACTATCCATCGCAACTTTCAGGAGGCGAGCAGCAGCGGGTGTCGTTGGCACGAGCCTTTGCCAATCAACCGCAAATATTGTTTGCCGATGAGCCCACGGGTAATTTGGATGCCGAGACTGGCGCTTTGGTAGAACAACTGCTTTTTGACTTGAATAAATCTGCCGGAACCACCTTGATTTTGGTGACCCACGATTTGCAGCTGGCGGCGAAAACAGATCATATCTTATCCCTTAAAGGAGGGCGTATCGTATGA
- a CDS encoding arylesterase: MISLYRRCFFLFVVIFSISCSNTNSSSGSTAENSDSDSTQQSQNNPSTKSKTILFFGDSLTAGYGLEDPKDAFPELIQAKIDSLNLPYTVVNAGLSGETSAGGNERIDWLLQNPVDIFILELGANDGLRGIDPTSTYENLRQIVQKVKEKYPSCQLVLAGMLVPPNVGEDYFGEFKALFPKLAKEQQMELIPFLLDGVAGQAPLNQADGIHPTEAGQVKVADNVWKVLQPLLKG; the protein is encoded by the coding sequence ATGATTTCACTTTATAGACGGTGCTTTTTTCTTTTCGTTGTCATTTTTTCTATTTCCTGCAGCAATACAAATAGCTCCAGCGGATCGACGGCAGAAAATAGCGATTCCGATTCAACCCAACAATCCCAAAACAACCCTTCAACGAAGTCGAAGACCATATTATTTTTTGGTGATAGCTTGACCGCCGGATACGGACTTGAAGATCCTAAGGACGCTTTCCCAGAACTGATCCAAGCAAAAATTGATTCTTTAAATCTACCATATACCGTAGTGAACGCCGGGCTTAGCGGCGAAACCAGTGCGGGAGGTAATGAACGCATCGACTGGCTGCTCCAAAATCCGGTAGACATTTTTATCCTAGAGCTGGGTGCCAATGATGGATTGCGCGGCATAGATCCTACCAGCACCTACGAAAATTTACGCCAAATCGTACAAAAAGTGAAGGAAAAATATCCGTCTTGCCAACTAGTGCTTGCCGGGATGTTGGTTCCACCAAATGTGGGTGAAGATTATTTCGGAGAGTTTAAAGCTCTATTTCCCAAGTTGGCCAAGGAACAGCAAATGGAATTGATCCCCTTTTTGCTAGACGGTGTGGCGGGTCAAGCTCCCCTTAACCAAGCCGATGGCATACATCCCACGGAAGCTGGGCAAGTAAAAGTTGCCGACAACGTTTGGAAAGTGTTACAACCTTTGTTGAAGGGCTAA
- a CDS encoding ABC transporter permease — protein sequence MSWKWIFLMAWRDSRRSRARLFLYIASIVLGISAFVAMDSFKTNLNRDIDAQAAGLLGADLELSSRTSPQDGALAFIDSIAKKSEGHAREERFVSMLRFVKNGESRLIQVRGLSAGYPYYGAVEGEPTHMMDSLSDPSKVLLENELMLQFNASIGDSVQIGDQVFTIAGKVLKMAGRTGFASSMAPSALLSLDAMAATGLKQVGSRVDYFYYFKLPRSFAIDGFAQRNEELLEKYQLGSATIASTKENTGRSFADVTRFMQLVGFAALLLGAIGVSSAVHVYVQEKMVTVATLRCLGATAKKTFAIFFVQFAVIGVLSGIVGSVLGSLLQYLLPLVMQEFVPVDLSSAVSWTAILQGIVLGFGIAVLFALLPLSSIRKISPLNTLRVISDTAGSPADPLRLAIIGLILLCLTLFSRLQLEDLKQTAFFVLGIAFTFAVLYGTAQGLMFMVRRFFPQRWPYVWRQGLANLFRPRNQTIVVVLAIGFGTALIATLSFVQDMLLKRVDVSNDGGQANVVLFDIQPGQREGLKTLIEEQRLPVMEEVPIVTLQLSEINGHNLQDVLADSTLGYSARAFRGEIRATYRDSLADSETLVAGKWIGQVQAMDTAQVSLEEGYAERIGAKVGDRLLLNVQGLPMPARVASLRRVDWNRFQTNFRMVLAKGSLEKAPQFFVMMTKAENEGQSAALQRNVVQSFPNVSVIDLHSLIATLTEILDKIGFVIRFIGSFSILTGVMVLFSSLMISKYQRLKENVLLRTLGASKRQIGQILFSEYLFLGLFSALTGLLIAVVATNALALFVFEATFVPSIVILLGLLVAVVLVSVVIGVFNSLSSLNRPTLEILRKD from the coding sequence ATGAGTTGGAAATGGATTTTTTTGATGGCTTGGCGCGATAGCAGGCGTAGCCGCGCCCGTCTATTTTTGTATATCGCATCGATTGTTTTAGGTATATCCGCTTTCGTGGCCATGGATTCGTTCAAGACCAATCTTAACCGAGATATTGATGCGCAGGCGGCCGGTTTGCTGGGCGCCGACCTAGAGCTGTCCTCACGCACATCGCCGCAGGATGGAGCGCTTGCCTTTATTGATAGTATCGCAAAAAAAAGTGAAGGCCATGCTCGAGAAGAACGTTTCGTGTCGATGCTGCGCTTCGTGAAAAATGGTGAATCCCGGTTGATACAGGTTCGTGGATTATCCGCCGGCTATCCCTATTATGGCGCTGTGGAAGGTGAGCCTACCCATATGATGGATAGCCTCAGCGATCCTTCAAAAGTGTTGCTGGAAAATGAGTTGATGCTGCAATTTAATGCGTCGATAGGCGACTCTGTACAGATCGGCGATCAAGTGTTTACCATTGCTGGCAAGGTGTTGAAGATGGCCGGCAGAACAGGCTTTGCCAGTAGCATGGCACCATCGGCACTTTTATCATTGGATGCCATGGCCGCAACAGGCCTCAAGCAGGTGGGCAGCCGTGTAGATTACTTTTACTACTTTAAGCTACCTCGTTCCTTCGCTATCGATGGTTTTGCACAGCGAAATGAAGAGCTGCTGGAAAAATACCAACTGGGATCGGCGACGATAGCTTCGACTAAGGAAAATACAGGACGATCTTTTGCTGACGTGACCCGCTTTATGCAACTGGTGGGCTTCGCAGCTTTGCTACTGGGAGCCATCGGTGTTTCCAGTGCCGTGCATGTTTACGTGCAGGAAAAGATGGTCACAGTAGCCACCTTGCGCTGTTTGGGTGCTACCGCCAAAAAAACGTTTGCTATTTTCTTTGTGCAATTTGCGGTTATCGGTGTGTTATCCGGTATCGTTGGGTCTGTTTTGGGCTCGCTCTTACAGTATCTGCTGCCGCTAGTGATGCAGGAATTTGTACCTGTTGACCTTTCATCCGCCGTTTCGTGGACAGCCATCTTACAGGGCATTGTGCTGGGCTTTGGCATTGCCGTTTTGTTTGCTTTATTACCGCTCAGCAGCATACGCAAGATTTCTCCTTTAAATACCTTAAGGGTAATCTCTGATACAGCTGGTTCGCCTGCAGATCCACTACGTTTGGCCATTATCGGCTTGATCCTGCTATGTCTAACGCTGTTTTCCAGGTTGCAATTGGAGGATTTGAAACAGACGGCCTTTTTCGTATTGGGGATTGCCTTTACCTTTGCGGTGTTATATGGCACGGCACAGGGATTGATGTTTATGGTGCGGCGTTTTTTTCCGCAACGATGGCCTTACGTGTGGCGACAAGGGCTCGCCAATCTGTTCCGTCCGCGTAACCAAACGATTGTCGTGGTATTAGCGATAGGATTCGGTACCGCGCTGATCGCCACGCTATCCTTTGTGCAAGACATGCTCTTAAAGCGTGTGGATGTAAGCAATGATGGCGGACAGGCCAATGTTGTATTGTTTGACATACAGCCCGGCCAGCGGGAAGGTCTGAAAACATTGATCGAGGAGCAGCGTCTTCCGGTGATGGAAGAGGTACCTATTGTTACCTTGCAGCTTTCGGAGATCAACGGGCACAATCTGCAGGATGTGCTAGCCGATTCTACCTTGGGGTACTCGGCGCGTGCTTTTCGTGGCGAAATACGAGCTACCTATCGAGATTCCTTAGCCGATTCGGAGACATTGGTCGCCGGAAAATGGATAGGGCAGGTTCAAGCGATGGATACGGCACAAGTATCCTTGGAAGAAGGCTACGCAGAACGGATAGGAGCAAAGGTTGGGGACAGGCTACTGCTCAATGTGCAAGGACTGCCAATGCCAGCGCGCGTGGCTAGCTTGAGGCGTGTAGATTGGAACCGCTTTCAGACGAACTTCCGCATGGTGTTGGCCAAAGGCTCGCTGGAGAAAGCACCTCAGTTTTTTGTGATGATGACCAAAGCGGAGAATGAAGGACAGTCGGCAGCCTTGCAGCGCAACGTGGTGCAATCTTTTCCGAATGTATCGGTTATCGATCTACACAGTTTGATCGCCACCTTGACCGAAATTTTGGATAAAATAGGCTTTGTCATTCGCTTTATTGGTTCGTTCAGCATCTTAACAGGTGTTATGGTGCTATTTTCATCGCTGATGATTAGTAAATACCAACGGTTGAAAGAGAACGTCTTGCTACGCACCTTGGGCGCCAGCAAGCGGCAGATTGGACAGATCTTGTTTTCCGAGTACCTGTTTTTAGGGTTGTTTTCTGCACTCACCGGTTTGCTGATCGCCGTGGTTGCCACCAATGCGCTGGCTCTATTCGTTTTTGAAGCTACCTTTGTACCATCTATCGTCATCCTGCTAGGACTGCTTGTTGCCGTCGTACTGGTATCGGTAGTTATTGGTGTCTTTAACAGCTTGTCCAGCCTGAATAGGCCTACATTGGAGATACTAAGGAAAGACTAA
- a CDS encoding DEAD/DEAH box helicase — MTFQDLNIIPPILDAIREMGYNNPSPIQEKAIPVILSNKDLIGCAQTGTGKTAAFAIPSIQKIAAVKSSNGAPRVLVLTPTRELAIQIEENFKLYGKYLKTRQTLIFGGVSANMQISSLRKGTDIVIATPGRLLDLARQQEIKLSSVEILVLDEADTMLDMGFVNDIKKILSFLPAKRQTLFFSATMPPPIRKFATSILRENVEINVNPVSSTAALIEQSVYHVEKPEKPKFLVSLLRQENPKQTLVFTRTKHGADRVAKMLNKQGFHAMAIHGNKSQGARQKALSEFKNGKIQILVATDIAARGIDIDELPHVINYELPEVSETYVHRIGRTGRAGKTGIAVSLCSSEERKNLDGIQKLTGNVIKVAKLKSRKESVA; from the coding sequence ATGACATTTCAAGATTTAAACATTATTCCGCCTATTCTAGACGCTATACGCGAAATGGGCTATAACAACCCTTCGCCTATACAGGAGAAGGCTATACCGGTTATTTTGAGCAATAAAGACCTTATTGGTTGTGCACAAACTGGCACGGGAAAAACGGCAGCCTTTGCCATTCCATCCATTCAAAAAATTGCAGCAGTAAAGTCGTCTAATGGAGCACCACGTGTGCTGGTATTGACGCCTACACGCGAGCTGGCCATACAAATAGAAGAAAACTTCAAGTTATACGGAAAATACCTAAAGACCAGACAAACGTTGATATTCGGAGGCGTTTCTGCCAACATGCAGATTAGCAGCCTGCGCAAAGGTACTGACATCGTCATCGCTACGCCGGGACGTCTACTAGACTTGGCACGGCAGCAGGAAATTAAACTTTCTTCGGTAGAGATCCTTGTGCTCGATGAAGCAGACACCATGCTGGATATGGGTTTTGTGAATGATATCAAGAAAATATTAAGCTTCCTACCGGCGAAAAGACAAACCCTGTTCTTTTCGGCAACGATGCCACCTCCTATCCGCAAGTTTGCTACATCCATCCTTCGCGAAAATGTAGAGATCAACGTAAATCCGGTGTCGTCAACGGCAGCACTTATCGAGCAGTCGGTATATCATGTGGAAAAACCCGAAAAACCAAAGTTTCTCGTTTCCCTATTGCGACAAGAAAACCCGAAACAGACACTAGTGTTCACTCGGACGAAGCACGGTGCCGATCGCGTTGCGAAGATGCTCAACAAGCAAGGTTTTCATGCCATGGCCATACACGGAAACAAGTCGCAAGGTGCTCGCCAAAAGGCATTGAGTGAGTTCAAAAATGGAAAAATACAGATCTTAGTGGCAACGGATATTGCGGCACGAGGTATAGACATCGACGAGCTACCTCACGTGATCAACTACGAACTGCCCGAAGTATCCGAAACCTACGTGCACCGTATCGGTAGAACGGGTAGAGCCGGAAAAACCGGTATTGCTGTATCGCTATGCAGCAGTGAGGAACGTAAAAACCTCGATGGCATACAGAAATTAACAGGCAACGTGATCAAGGTGGCAAAATTAAAGTCACGCAAGGAAAGCGTAGCCTAA
- a CDS encoding metallophosphoesterase family protein, whose amino-acid sequence MMDNRFRTAVVLKEIADDAHNFKALPEPSGCFPYRLQLEAVLGDDVAAWSDKISFHMLGDTGSPRYSSFQAVVAEVLNEQSNREVYAEDTPAFLYHLGDIVYNHGEAKEYPKQFLGPYERYEAPIFAIAGNHDGDINPESAVPYQSLEAFMDVFCDTERRPIGFGEGSKRKSMIQPNVYWTLETPVARIIGLYPNVIKHGAIDAEQRAWFIEELRHAQAHREQQAVVLCIHHAPFSADTNHGSSEKMIDFLDSAFEESGMRPDIVFSGHVHNYQRFERTYADGQVVPFIVAGAGGYVDLHQVAHKSEARVEALSVADGSVQLAAFCEDHYGFLKVDVQRTAEGFLMDVAYYILPKDVEEAKNIGASLFEQVSVPINRDLCLSHEESKGFSERS is encoded by the coding sequence ATGATGGATAATAGATTTCGCACCGCCGTTGTTTTAAAGGAGATAGCGGATGACGCGCATAACTTTAAAGCTTTACCAGAACCTAGCGGTTGTTTTCCGTATCGATTGCAGCTGGAGGCCGTATTGGGTGATGATGTGGCAGCATGGTCAGACAAGATTTCTTTTCACATGCTTGGCGATACCGGCAGCCCGCGCTATTCTTCGTTTCAGGCGGTGGTGGCCGAGGTGTTGAACGAGCAGAGTAACCGCGAGGTGTATGCCGAAGATACCCCCGCTTTCTTGTACCATTTGGGTGATATCGTTTATAACCACGGTGAAGCCAAGGAGTACCCAAAGCAGTTTTTGGGTCCCTATGAACGTTACGAGGCGCCGATATTTGCGATTGCTGGTAACCACGATGGAGACATCAACCCCGAGAGTGCGGTTCCCTACCAAAGCTTAGAGGCCTTTATGGATGTTTTTTGTGATACCGAGAGGCGCCCCATTGGCTTTGGCGAAGGAAGTAAGCGTAAAAGCATGATTCAGCCGAATGTCTATTGGACGTTGGAAACTCCGGTAGCCCGCATCATCGGTCTTTATCCGAATGTGATCAAACATGGAGCTATCGATGCGGAGCAGCGCGCTTGGTTTATCGAAGAGCTTCGCCATGCGCAAGCACATCGGGAACAGCAAGCTGTTGTGTTATGTATACATCATGCGCCTTTTTCTGCCGACACCAACCATGGATCGAGCGAAAAAATGATTGACTTTCTAGATAGCGCCTTTGAAGAGTCTGGAATGCGACCCGATATCGTGTTCAGCGGTCATGTGCACAATTACCAACGTTTCGAAAGGACCTATGCAGATGGTCAGGTGGTCCCCTTTATTGTGGCAGGCGCTGGAGGCTATGTGGATTTGCATCAGGTGGCGCATAAGTCGGAAGCTAGGGTAGAGGCATTGTCGGTAGCGGATGGATCGGTGCAGTTGGCTGCATTTTGTGAAGACCACTATGGATTTCTGAAAGTAGATGTGCAACGCACAGCCGAAGGGTTTCTTATGGATGTTGCCTATTATATACTTCCCAAAGATGTAGAGGAAGCGAAAAATATCGGTGCAAGTCTCTTTGAGCAAGTTTCCGTGCCAATTAACCGTGATCTATGCCTTTCACACGAGGAAAGTAAAGGTTTTTCGGAACGATCGTGA
- a CDS encoding Gfo/Idh/MocA family oxidoreductase — protein sequence MTENKINTAILGYGFSGSVFFAPFLAIHPGFNLVAALERNKKRIQADYPDVTSYEKLDELLHDERIELEVVNTPIDTHYELAKAALEAGKHVIVEKTFTTSADQALALQQLALDRSLQLFVYQNRRFDSDFLTVEKVLRSAKLGEVVEASLSYDLYLPQVRGDVHTEQPWSGGEFNNRGSHVVDQAVKLFGLPNAVMADFAAFRPHSPVEDYFELTLTYVDKRVKVRGTDIACGQQPAFVLHGLKGSFIKSRSDRQEELLLQGQKPSALEWWSEEPTDFGHLRYELEGQIMTEPVESEAGNYYHYFEGVYQSLRHGAAVQVSGIDGYKTMLVMDAARRSAREGRWIKIEAATDLL from the coding sequence ATGACAGAAAACAAAATCAATACAGCAATCTTAGGATACGGTTTTTCAGGTTCGGTTTTTTTTGCACCATTTTTGGCTATTCATCCCGGTTTTAATCTTGTGGCCGCGTTGGAGCGAAACAAGAAACGTATTCAGGCTGACTACCCAGACGTTACCTCGTATGAGAAACTAGATGAGCTCTTACACGACGAAAGGATTGAACTGGAGGTTGTCAATACGCCCATTGATACGCATTATGAGCTCGCTAAAGCGGCGCTGGAAGCGGGAAAACATGTGATTGTAGAGAAAACGTTCACTACCTCGGCAGATCAAGCGCTTGCGCTTCAACAGTTGGCTCTCGATCGGAGTTTACAGCTTTTTGTTTATCAGAATCGACGTTTTGATAGCGATTTCTTGACTGTAGAGAAGGTATTGCGCAGCGCGAAGCTAGGGGAGGTCGTAGAAGCCTCGTTATCCTATGATCTGTACCTGCCGCAAGTGCGTGGGGATGTACATACGGAGCAGCCTTGGAGTGGAGGCGAATTTAACAACCGTGGATCGCATGTGGTGGATCAGGCCGTTAAACTATTTGGTCTTCCAAATGCGGTGATGGCAGATTTTGCGGCATTTCGTCCGCATTCACCCGTAGAGGACTATTTCGAACTGACGTTGACCTACGTGGATAAGCGGGTGAAAGTACGCGGAACGGATATAGCCTGTGGACAACAGCCCGCCTTTGTGTTGCATGGACTGAAGGGCAGTTTTATAAAATCAAGATCGGATAGGCAGGAAGAGCTACTGCTACAAGGGCAAAAACCAAGTGCGCTTGAATGGTGGAGCGAGGAGCCCACAGACTTCGGCCATTTAAGGTATGAGCTAGAAGGACAAATCATGACAGAACCTGTGGAAAGCGAGGCGGGAAACTACTACCATTACTTTGAAGGCGTGTATCAAAGCTTGCGACACGGAGCTGCTGTTCAGGTATCGGGTATAGACGGCTACAAAACGATGTTGGTCATGGATGCCGCGCGCCGCAGTGCGCGTGAAGGCCGTTGGATAAAGATTGAAGCTGCCACCGATTTATTGTAA
- a CDS encoding cold-shock protein, producing the protein MQEGKIKFFNTTKGFGFITPSNGGQDIFVHVSGLVDEVNEGDDVSFEVENGKKGVNAVRVRVI; encoded by the coding sequence ATGCAAGAAGGAAAAATCAAATTTTTCAACACAACTAAAGGTTTCGGATTCATTACACCATCAAACGGTGGTCAAGACATATTCGTCCATGTATCAGGTCTAGTTGACGAAGTAAACGAAGGTGACGATGTTAGCTTCGAAGTTGAAAACGGAAAAAAAGGCGTAAACGCAGTTCGCGTTCGCGTTATCTAA